A genomic region of Exiguobacterium oxidotolerans JCM 12280 contains the following coding sequences:
- a CDS encoding DUF2487 family protein: MRFKPSDVQRTRNEQAYIDTLVVPLIPIGFDESMHAFAECADMTLTVASEVERQLSGRAMLLPAMTYVGIPSLDQLNGWREAASAEQFRFVTFITADLRWKDTAVDDIVYVPRLSLETMSRDQQGQMVGNFVGQVLEQLGNRWTAL, translated from the coding sequence TTGCGTTTCAAACCATCCGATGTTCAAAGGACGAGAAACGAACAAGCGTATATCGATACGTTGGTCGTCCCATTGATACCGATCGGATTTGATGAATCGATGCATGCTTTTGCGGAATGTGCTGACATGACACTGACGGTTGCGTCAGAAGTCGAGCGGCAACTGTCCGGTCGGGCGATGCTCCTTCCAGCAATGACATATGTCGGGATACCGTCACTCGATCAATTGAACGGTTGGCGGGAAGCGGCATCTGCCGAACAATTCCGTTTTGTCACGTTCATTACGGCAGATTTACGCTGGAAAGACACAGCGGTCGACGACATCGTCTATGTTCCACGATTATCGCTCGAGACGATGAGTCGCGACCAGCAAGGTCAGATGGTCGGGAATTTTGTAGGACAAGTTCTCGAACAGTTAGGAAACCGTTGGACCGCGCTATGA
- a CDS encoding ReoY family proteolytic degradation factor, whose protein sequence is MTERKQRFLRRILTYYTLKRRESKWILDYWLRNDAKLDQVHFVQNAMFAPKAIIMTTYGFDAEPFLFKKGEVKTTDPEKAYHDIRLTDEPIYIELNFQGMMMDDEYLSLLEENPFRPEVTVEPRLADEAMNFIAATVNRQEEERLIRLIDEALDARDRSRFQSLSEELRTIRSQLQ, encoded by the coding sequence ATGACAGAGAGAAAACAGCGTTTCTTGCGCCGCATCTTGACCTATTACACGTTGAAGCGTCGGGAATCCAAATGGATCCTTGATTATTGGCTTCGTAATGATGCGAAACTGGATCAAGTTCATTTTGTTCAAAATGCGATGTTCGCGCCAAAAGCAATCATCATGACGACATACGGGTTTGACGCTGAACCGTTTCTCTTTAAAAAAGGTGAGGTTAAAACGACTGACCCGGAAAAGGCCTATCATGACATCCGATTGACGGACGAACCGATTTATATCGAGTTAAATTTTCAAGGGATGATGATGGATGATGAATACTTGTCCCTACTCGAAGAGAACCCGTTTCGTCCGGAGGTCACTGTTGAACCACGATTAGCGGACGAAGCGATGAATTTCATCGCGGCGACGGTCAATCGGCAAGAGGAAGAGCGATTGATTCGTTTGATTGATGAAGCACTTGATGCACGCGATCGGAGTCGCTTTCAATCACTCTCGGAAGAACTGAGGACGATTCGGAGCCAACTCCAATAA
- the bshA gene encoding N-acetyl-alpha-D-glucosaminyl L-malate synthase BshA produces the protein MKKSIGILCYPSVGGSGVVATELGMKLADRGHDVHFITSSMPFRLTEYRPNITVHLVEVNQYSVFKYPPYDITLASKVAEVIDVFDLDIIHAHYAVPHAVCAELGRNMAKKKGVAVVTTLHGTDITVIGQDLEMQPAIRYGIESSDAVTAVSESLALETNMTLHAEYDIDVIANSIDESVYYPMRDERLKRHYGIEPGEVVVIHISNFRPVKRIDDTLVAFAIAANNRDMRLLLVGDGPEMGQTRRRAKELGVYEKIIFAGKQEHVAQLLAISDIHLLLSEKEAFGLVVLEAMAVGVPSVVSNAGGLPEVIQDGQTGFIVPTYDVKAAAERIGQLADTPELREQMAGAGIRDTRQRFDSNEIVRKYEQVYERVCARYENV, from the coding sequence ATGAAAAAGTCGATTGGAATCCTTTGTTACCCGTCCGTAGGTGGAAGTGGTGTCGTCGCGACGGAACTCGGGATGAAACTTGCGGATCGTGGGCATGATGTCCATTTCATTACATCAAGCATGCCGTTTCGCCTGACGGAATATCGTCCGAATATCACGGTTCACCTCGTAGAAGTCAACCAATATTCAGTATTTAAATATCCGCCTTATGATATTACATTGGCTTCGAAAGTCGCAGAAGTCATCGATGTGTTCGATCTCGATATCATCCATGCCCACTACGCCGTCCCGCATGCCGTCTGTGCAGAGCTCGGACGCAATATGGCGAAGAAGAAAGGCGTCGCTGTCGTGACGACTTTACATGGAACGGACATCACGGTCATCGGTCAAGACTTAGAGATGCAGCCAGCCATCCGTTACGGAATCGAAAGTTCGGATGCTGTGACGGCCGTCTCGGAAAGTCTAGCTCTTGAGACGAACATGACGTTGCATGCCGAGTACGATATTGACGTCATTGCGAACTCGATTGATGAGAGTGTGTATTATCCGATGCGCGACGAACGCCTTAAGCGACATTATGGGATTGAGCCGGGAGAAGTCGTCGTCATACATATTTCGAACTTCCGTCCGGTCAAACGCATCGATGATACGTTAGTCGCGTTTGCAATTGCTGCAAATAATCGTGACATGCGGTTATTACTCGTCGGAGATGGTCCGGAGATGGGGCAGACGCGCCGCCGGGCAAAAGAACTCGGGGTCTATGAAAAAATCATCTTTGCCGGAAAACAAGAACATGTCGCCCAGTTGCTCGCAATCAGTGACATTCATTTATTGTTGTCGGAAAAAGAGGCGTTCGGACTCGTCGTCCTTGAAGCGATGGCGGTCGGAGTCCCAAGTGTCGTCTCGAATGCCGGTGGCTTACCAGAAGTGATCCAAGACGGACAAACCGGATTCATCGTTCCGACGTATGACGTCAAGGCAGCGGCGGAACGAATCGGCCAGTTAGCCGATACGCCCGAGTTACGCGAACAGATGGCGGGTGCCGGAATCCGCGATACACGGCAACGGTTCGATTCAAATGAAATCGTCCGGAAGTATGAACAGGTCTATGAACGGGTGTGTGCACGATATGAAAATGTCTGA
- a CDS encoding DUF1405 domain-containing protein — MNVPFLQILKHKALLWPLGLINLAGTLYGYYWYQPQLETAKWYYYPFIPDSPTASLFFTIIVFLWIFNRRSRLFEALAFVTLIKYGVWAVVMNALMLQELGTSNSYLTAMALMLMVSHGAMAFQALLYVPFMTFRVKELVLVSIWVIHNDVVDYVLGQWPRYPALAEHIQWIGYGSFWLTGLCILMGYFFVARDSIDNKVA; from the coding sequence ATGAATGTGCCGTTTTTGCAGATTTTAAAACATAAAGCCCTCCTTTGGCCGCTCGGATTAATCAATCTAGCGGGAACGTTATACGGATATTATTGGTATCAACCGCAACTCGAGACGGCGAAATGGTACTATTATCCGTTCATCCCGGACAGTCCGACGGCGTCGCTATTTTTTACGATCATCGTGTTTTTATGGATCTTCAATCGTCGTTCCCGACTGTTTGAAGCGCTCGCGTTCGTCACGTTGATTAAATACGGTGTCTGGGCCGTCGTCATGAATGCCTTGATGCTTCAAGAACTCGGGACAAGTAACAGTTATTTGACGGCGATGGCACTGATGTTGATGGTCTCGCACGGCGCGATGGCATTCCAGGCACTGCTTTATGTTCCATTCATGACGTTTCGCGTCAAGGAACTTGTCCTTGTCTCGATTTGGGTCATCCATAACGATGTCGTCGACTACGTGCTCGGTCAGTGGCCACGCTATCCGGCGCTCGCGGAGCATATCCAGTGGATTGGCTATGGTTCGTTCTGGTTGACGGGATTATGTATTTTGATGGGATATTTCTTTGTCGCACGCGATTCGATTGACAATAAGGTCGCTTGA
- a CDS encoding tetratricopeptide repeat protein — protein sequence MNEQVLKEIVEGLEHGHTSEALASLEQLEKTGTDEDRLAVADLYIELGLSDRAVDILSPLYVDYAGNAGVALLLAECYIDLDREEEAITVLEQVDKTDSENGPRTLVLLADLYQSQGLDEVALAKLKEARSLAPDEPLLAYGLAELYMTLGAFDQAVPLFAEIAAVPALREELPLDALYAESLAMIGEFEEAIPLYERAVAERSDLHTLFGLAMTAHRVGLHQKAVETFQQLIAQDPDYTSAYVPYAESQAELGLTKEALNVIKQGMERDDYNDELRTMEALFLLKLGDRQGSVNALREALALNPESLLAAERLLALLAEDEDHEATIETISAIEEHVTAPILTWYRARSLYALEDYTNAMKQYAQVESAFADDALFLKEYGFALVEEGRREEGQALLRRAAMFAPEDADLVDYVERMDS from the coding sequence TTGAACGAACAGGTATTAAAAGAAATCGTCGAAGGGCTAGAACACGGCCATACGTCGGAAGCGTTAGCTTCACTCGAACAACTTGAAAAGACGGGGACCGATGAGGATCGCTTAGCTGTCGCAGATCTTTACATCGAACTCGGACTATCGGACCGGGCGGTCGATATCTTATCGCCTCTTTACGTCGATTATGCGGGAAATGCTGGCGTCGCTTTATTGCTTGCCGAATGTTATATCGATCTTGACAGAGAAGAAGAAGCAATCACCGTCCTTGAACAAGTCGATAAGACGGATAGCGAAAATGGACCTCGGACATTAGTGTTGTTAGCAGACCTCTATCAATCACAAGGACTCGACGAAGTCGCGCTCGCGAAATTAAAAGAGGCACGGTCACTTGCGCCGGATGAACCGTTGCTCGCTTACGGACTGGCTGAACTCTATATGACACTTGGAGCATTTGATCAAGCGGTCCCGTTGTTCGCTGAAATTGCAGCTGTTCCGGCATTAAGAGAAGAATTACCACTGGATGCCCTATACGCTGAGTCGCTCGCAATGATTGGTGAATTCGAAGAAGCGATTCCCTTATATGAACGTGCAGTCGCGGAACGGTCTGACTTGCATACGCTGTTTGGACTTGCGATGACCGCCCACCGCGTCGGACTACACCAAAAAGCGGTCGAAACGTTCCAACAACTGATTGCTCAAGATCCCGATTATACGTCGGCTTACGTGCCTTACGCCGAGAGTCAAGCAGAACTCGGCTTGACGAAGGAAGCGTTGAATGTCATCAAGCAAGGGATGGAGCGAGACGATTATAATGATGAGCTCCGGACGATGGAAGCTTTATTCCTCTTGAAGCTAGGAGACCGCCAAGGGAGTGTCAACGCCTTACGTGAAGCTCTTGCCCTTAACCCGGAATCCTTGCTCGCTGCGGAACGTTTACTTGCGCTCCTCGCTGAAGATGAGGACCATGAGGCGACGATTGAAACGATTTCAGCAATCGAAGAACACGTCACGGCACCAATCTTGACGTGGTACCGTGCTCGATCACTTTATGCGCTGGAAGATTATACGAATGCGATGAAGCAGTATGCTCAAGTGGAATCTGCATTCGCGGATGATGCCCTCTTCTTGAAAGAATATGGTTTCGCATTGGTTGAAGAAGGACGACGCGAAGAGGGGCAAGCATTGTTGCGTCGGGCAGCGATGTTCGCTCCAGAAGATGCTGATCTCGTCGATTATGTCGAACGGATGGATAGTTGA
- a CDS encoding CCA tRNA nucleotidyltransferase has protein sequence MKMSELANTIIETIERAGGEAYVVGGAVRDTLLGRVPGDYDLATSLLPDEVIPLFPVVIPTGLEHGTVTIVLEHVPFEVTTFRSESTYSDRRRPDHVTLGVSLEEDLTRRDFTINAMALKPTGLVDLFGGQSDLANKIIRTVGRPEERFEEDALRMIRAFRFMSQLEFSLDDLTERAIAKQAETIQHVAIERVAIEFEKLLLGPGRAAALQAMLRTGLATYLPHVTSEVMGRLAQSPLQGVSTENVWTLLLDAGFPQERLRVFKRSKKQEQRAKRLVALVRLEQLTDWQRYTLTDEELLALNQMTGRSHADRTTLAIRSLKDLRVGGRDMIAAGLKKQEIKEALHYLEQHVVSGRLENQRSILLEEVSKWKNQHET, from the coding sequence ATGAAAATGTCTGAGTTGGCGAATACGATCATTGAAACAATCGAACGTGCAGGTGGCGAAGCGTATGTCGTCGGTGGAGCTGTCCGCGACACGTTACTCGGACGCGTGCCTGGCGATTATGATTTAGCGACGTCACTCTTGCCGGACGAGGTCATCCCGTTGTTTCCGGTCGTCATCCCGACCGGACTCGAGCACGGGACGGTGACAATCGTCTTAGAACACGTACCGTTCGAAGTGACGACATTTCGTTCCGAGTCAACCTATAGCGACCGCCGTAGACCAGATCACGTGACGCTTGGCGTCTCGCTGGAAGAAGATTTGACACGACGTGATTTTACGATCAACGCGATGGCGTTAAAACCAACTGGGCTCGTCGATCTCTTTGGCGGACAATCCGACCTTGCGAACAAAATCATTCGGACGGTCGGTCGGCCAGAAGAGCGCTTCGAAGAAGATGCCTTACGGATGATTCGTGCCTTTCGCTTCATGAGTCAGCTCGAGTTTTCGTTAGACGATTTGACGGAGCGGGCCATCGCGAAGCAAGCGGAGACGATTCAACACGTCGCGATCGAACGTGTCGCGATTGAGTTCGAAAAACTACTCCTTGGACCGGGGCGTGCTGCAGCGTTGCAAGCAATGTTACGCACGGGACTCGCGACCTATCTTCCGCACGTCACTTCAGAAGTGATGGGACGATTAGCACAATCACCATTACAGGGTGTCTCAACAGAAAATGTGTGGACGCTGCTGCTCGACGCCGGCTTTCCGCAAGAACGGTTACGTGTCTTTAAACGTTCGAAAAAACAGGAGCAACGGGCAAAACGACTCGTAGCGCTTGTTCGACTGGAGCAACTAACGGACTGGCAACGGTATACATTGACGGACGAGGAATTGCTCGCCTTAAACCAAATGACAGGTCGGAGTCACGCAGACCGGACAACTTTAGCGATCCGTTCATTAAAAGATTTACGAGTCGGCGGACGCGACATGATTGCTGCCGGGCTGAAAAAACAAGAAATTAAAGAAGCACTCCACTATTTGGAACAGCATGTCGTAAGCGGACGGCTTGAAAATCAACGTTCGATTCTGTTAGAGGAAGTGAGCAAATGGAAAAATCAACACGAGACTTAA
- a CDS encoding YitT family protein produces the protein MAPPFQFPIRFRNIFWILIGSFIFAFGIYHFNVQNELAEGGFTGITLILKGLFGLSPSITNLVLNVPLFFVSYKMLGRTTFIYTLIGTFSFSLWYGLIAKYSPLEIMLKDDMVLASLFAGVFIGVGLGIIFNNGGTTGGVDIIARLTKRYFGWSIGRTFMIFDFFVIVASLTYLDYKQAMYTLLAVYVGARVIDWMQEGTYAGKAAMIISDHRTEIADGIHATMNRGTTRLLAKGGFSGRDLEVLYVVVARNEITRLKTLVKTVDQHAFITLHDVYEVTGEGFTFDENRVPIKET, from the coding sequence ATGGCACCCCCATTTCAATTTCCGATTCGCTTCCGAAATATTTTTTGGATTTTAATCGGATCATTTATTTTTGCGTTCGGCATTTATCATTTTAATGTTCAAAATGAGTTAGCTGAGGGTGGATTCACGGGAATCACCCTTATTTTAAAGGGTTTGTTCGGTTTATCCCCGTCGATTACGAACCTCGTCCTAAACGTCCCGTTATTTTTCGTCAGCTATAAAATGCTTGGGCGGACGACGTTCATCTATACCTTGATCGGCACGTTCAGCTTTTCTCTTTGGTACGGCTTAATCGCCAAATATTCACCGCTTGAAATCATGTTGAAAGACGATATGGTGCTTGCTTCGTTGTTCGCCGGTGTCTTCATCGGTGTCGGCCTCGGCATCATCTTCAACAACGGCGGGACGACGGGCGGGGTCGATATCATCGCCCGACTGACGAAGCGGTATTTCGGATGGTCGATCGGTCGGACGTTCATGATCTTTGATTTTTTCGTCATCGTCGCTTCATTGACATACCTCGACTACAAACAGGCGATGTATACGTTACTTGCCGTCTACGTCGGGGCCCGTGTCATCGACTGGATGCAGGAAGGAACGTATGCTGGTAAAGCCGCGATGATCATCAGTGATCACCGGACGGAGATCGCCGACGGGATTCACGCGACGATGAACCGCGGAACGACGCGGTTACTCGCGAAAGGTGGATTCTCAGGTCGCGACCTCGAAGTCTTGTATGTCGTCGTCGCCCGCAATGAAATCACCCGGTTGAAGACGCTCGTCAAAACAGTTGACCAACATGCTTTCATCACACTCCATGATGTGTATGAAGTAACCGGCGAAGGATTTACGTTCGATGAAAATCGTGTTCCGATCAAGGAAACGTAA
- a CDS encoding zinc metallopeptidase: protein MANYLIYLAIIIIVPIWAQMRVRKTYKKYQEVPIHSGVTGAQVADFIMKQNGITDVRLEPIGGTMSDHYDPTNKVVRLSEDVYHGSTVSAVSIAAHEIGHVIQDATDYNMMRVRHRIAPVASITSNLSFPLLLVGFFAGMTGLAMLGVILMLGAVVFQLVTLPVEFDASKRAMAQLTEHGIIDAEEERGSRRVLNAAAWTYVAATLVAVAEFLRLALMVFAPSDE, encoded by the coding sequence ATGGCTAACTATCTGATTTACCTCGCCATCATCATCATTGTTCCCATTTGGGCACAAATGCGAGTCCGAAAAACGTATAAAAAATACCAAGAAGTTCCGATTCATAGTGGGGTGACAGGCGCTCAAGTCGCTGACTTCATCATGAAACAGAATGGGATTACGGATGTCCGTCTCGAACCAATCGGCGGAACGATGTCCGATCATTACGATCCGACGAATAAAGTCGTTCGTCTTTCGGAAGATGTGTATCATGGTTCAACAGTTTCTGCTGTCTCGATTGCAGCGCACGAAATCGGGCACGTCATCCAAGATGCGACGGACTATAACATGATGCGTGTCCGTCACCGGATTGCACCTGTTGCGTCAATTACGTCGAATCTGTCATTCCCGTTATTACTCGTTGGTTTCTTCGCTGGGATGACTGGTCTTGCGATGCTTGGTGTCATCTTGATGCTCGGTGCCGTCGTCTTCCAGCTCGTGACGTTGCCGGTTGAGTTCGATGCGTCGAAACGGGCGATGGCTCAGTTAACGGAACACGGGATCATCGATGCGGAAGAAGAGCGTGGCTCACGCCGTGTCTTGAACGCCGCCGCCTGGACTTACGTCGCTGCGACACTCGTCGCTGTCGCGGAATTCCTCCGCCTCGCTTTGATGGTCTTTGCACCGTCTGACGAGTAA
- a CDS encoding ubiquinol-cytochrome c reductase iron-sulfur subunit codes for MAQNGSNVTRRQFLTYTLTGVGGFMAATMVMPMVNFAVDPVLKKSGSGDKVKVMKLSDITTEPKRVDFKKQTQDAWYDFEETLSAWVFKNDKGEILALSPICKHLGCQVSFGADPTHPEQFYCPCHFGRYTKDGVNVPGTPPTKPLDEYEMQEKDGFLYLGKPVERGA; via the coding sequence ATGGCTCAAAACGGGTCTAACGTAACACGTCGTCAATTCTTGACGTATACACTGACTGGAGTCGGTGGCTTTATGGCAGCGACGATGGTCATGCCGATGGTCAACTTCGCAGTTGATCCGGTCCTGAAGAAATCAGGATCAGGCGATAAAGTAAAAGTAATGAAGTTGTCGGACATCACGACAGAACCAAAACGGGTCGACTTCAAGAAGCAAACACAGGATGCTTGGTATGATTTCGAAGAAACACTATCAGCATGGGTCTTCAAAAATGATAAAGGCGAAATTCTCGCACTATCACCGATCTGTAAGCATTTAGGATGCCAAGTCAGTTTCGGAGCAGATCCGACGCACCCAGAGCAATTCTATTGCCCATGTCATTTCGGACGGTACACGAAAGATGGCGTCAACGTACCAGGAACGCCTCCGACGAAGCCGCTTGATGAATATGAAATGCAAGAGAAAGATGGTTTCCTCTACTTAGGTAAACCAGTCGAAAGAGGTGCGTAA
- the qcrB gene encoding menaquinol-cytochrome c reductase cytochrome b subunit encodes MMQKIYDWIDERVDITPLWRDIADHEVPEHVNPAHNFSAFVYCFGGLTFFTIVIQILSGMFLTMYYVPDIINAHASVYYLQNEVAHGQIVRGMHHWGASVVIVMLFLHTLRVFFTGSYKKPRELNWVVGVLLFFVVLALGLTGYLLPWDMKALFATKVTIQIAESIPVIGGIAKTLLAGGEIVGASTIARFFAIHVFFLPAALFVLLGAHFMMIRKQGISGPL; translated from the coding sequence ATGATGCAAAAAATCTATGATTGGATTGATGAGCGGGTTGACATCACTCCGCTTTGGCGAGATATCGCCGATCATGAAGTTCCAGAACACGTAAACCCTGCCCATAACTTTTCAGCATTCGTTTATTGTTTTGGTGGGTTGACGTTCTTTACAATCGTCATCCAGATTCTTTCAGGGATGTTCTTGACGATGTATTACGTACCAGATATCATCAACGCCCATGCGTCCGTGTACTACCTTCAAAACGAAGTAGCGCACGGTCAAATCGTTCGTGGGATGCACCACTGGGGCGCATCAGTCGTCATCGTAATGTTGTTCTTACATACATTACGCGTCTTCTTCACAGGATCATACAAAAAGCCACGTGAATTGAACTGGGTCGTCGGTGTCCTCTTGTTCTTCGTTGTCTTAGCACTTGGTCTAACAGGATACTTGTTGCCTTGGGACATGAAAGCATTGTTCGCGACGAAAGTTACGATTCAAATCGCGGAAAGCATACCGGTCATCGGTGGCATCGCGAAGACGCTCCTCGCGGGTGGAGAAATCGTCGGTGCAAGTACGATTGCTCGATTCTTTGCGATTCACGTCTTCTTCCTTCCTGCGGCATTGTTCGTCTTGCTCGGGGCCCACTTCATGATGATCCGTAAACAAGGGATCTCTGGACCACTTTAA
- the aroA gene encoding 3-phosphoshikimate 1-carboxyvinyltransferase, whose amino-acid sequence MGLKGKVRVPGDKSMTHRAFLFGGIANGTTTISNALEGADCLASLKAVEALGAKIERSEKMIQITGTTALNEAQIDCGNSGTTIRLLSGILAGSEAAYELTGDDSLKKRPMDRVTIPLSQLGAKIEGNYAPLRIQGQPLVGTTYTLPVASAQVKSAVLLAGLFATGETTVIEPILSRDHTERMLPQFGVDVTIDDFEDGRHIRVEGPVQLTATTVDIPGDPSSAAFWWTAAAIGEDSVITTERVLMNPTRIGFLQVLRQMGASVKISNRQEVAGEEVADVTVESTSLQAMTIEGEQIPSLIDEIPLLALLATQAEGKTIIRDAAELRVKETDRIETVVASLRRLGASIEATADGMTIEGPTSLKGAEVDSAGDHRLAMMLTIAKTLNEEIQVNGNEVVEVSYPTFYDDLKKLQDNGNG is encoded by the coding sequence ATGGGATTAAAGGGAAAGGTCAGAGTACCCGGCGATAAATCAATGACACACCGTGCTTTTTTATTTGGTGGGATTGCAAACGGGACGACGACGATTTCGAATGCACTCGAAGGAGCGGATTGTCTCGCTTCACTGAAGGCGGTTGAGGCACTTGGTGCGAAAATCGAGCGTTCTGAAAAAATGATTCAGATTACAGGGACGACTGCATTAAACGAAGCACAGATTGATTGTGGGAATTCCGGAACGACGATTCGACTACTAAGCGGTATTTTAGCTGGTAGCGAGGCAGCGTATGAATTGACGGGCGACGATTCGTTAAAAAAACGACCGATGGATCGGGTGACGATTCCTCTCAGTCAGCTTGGTGCGAAAATCGAAGGGAACTACGCTCCGTTACGAATTCAGGGGCAACCGCTCGTCGGAACGACGTATACCTTACCGGTCGCGAGTGCTCAGGTGAAAAGTGCGGTCTTACTAGCGGGGTTATTTGCGACAGGTGAGACAACGGTGATTGAGCCGATCTTATCACGCGATCATACGGAACGGATGTTGCCGCAATTCGGTGTCGATGTGACGATTGATGACTTTGAAGACGGACGGCATATTCGTGTCGAAGGTCCTGTTCAACTTACGGCGACGACGGTCGATATACCGGGCGATCCATCTTCGGCTGCCTTTTGGTGGACGGCGGCGGCGATTGGCGAGGACAGTGTCATCACGACGGAACGCGTACTCATGAACCCGACCCGGATCGGATTTTTACAAGTATTACGACAAATGGGCGCGAGCGTCAAAATTTCGAACCGGCAGGAAGTGGCAGGGGAGGAAGTCGCGGATGTGACGGTAGAATCGACTTCCTTACAGGCGATGACGATTGAAGGAGAACAAATCCCTTCGTTGATCGACGAGATCCCGCTCCTCGCCTTACTCGCGACGCAAGCGGAAGGAAAGACGATTATTCGCGATGCAGCGGAGTTACGCGTCAAAGAAACGGACCGGATTGAGACGGTCGTCGCGTCACTCCGCCGACTCGGTGCGTCGATTGAAGCGACGGCAGACGGGATGACGATTGAAGGCCCGACGTCATTAAAAGGGGCGGAGGTCGACAGTGCCGGTGATCACCGTTTGGCGATGATGTTGACGATTGCTAAGACATTGAACGAAGAAATTCAAGTGAACGGGAATGAAGTAGTTGAAGTCAGCTACCCAACGTTCTATGATGATTTAAAGAAACTGCAAGATAACGGGAACGGATAA
- a CDS encoding menaquinol-cytochrome c reductase cytochrome b/c subunit, translating to MHRGKGMKFVTDSRVSINNRMPNKSKDYSEYPGRTEAFWPNFLLREWMVGAVFLIGFMTLTIVEAAPLQNIADPTNTSYIPLPDWYFLFLYQLLKYQFAAGPYILMGTVILPGLAFTALLVAPWLDQGIERRPAKRPVAVSMMLLGIVSIIFLTWESVQTTHWDTIHKQGELTMNEGPEIDTAAKGYEIYSNQSCVNCHGKNLEGGAAAPALVGTQKTEDEIYEIADKGVGAMPAGQYKGSDADRKELAKFIASYGEGGENNK from the coding sequence ATGCATCGTGGTAAAGGAATGAAATTCGTCACCGATTCACGGGTGTCGATCAACAACCGGATGCCGAATAAGTCGAAAGACTATTCTGAGTATCCAGGTCGGACGGAAGCGTTCTGGCCAAACTTCTTACTTCGCGAATGGATGGTAGGAGCGGTCTTCTTGATCGGCTTCATGACGCTGACAATCGTTGAAGCAGCACCATTACAAAACATCGCTGACCCGACGAATACGTCGTACATTCCGCTTCCGGACTGGTACTTCCTATTCCTCTATCAGCTCTTGAAATACCAATTTGCTGCCGGTCCGTATATTTTGATGGGGACTGTCATTCTTCCAGGTCTTGCTTTTACGGCGTTACTCGTAGCACCGTGGCTCGACCAAGGGATTGAACGTCGCCCGGCAAAACGTCCAGTCGCAGTCAGCATGATGTTACTCGGAATCGTCTCAATCATTTTCTTGACTTGGGAATCTGTTCAAACAACGCACTGGGATACGATCCATAAACAAGGTGAGTTGACGATGAACGAAGGTCCAGAAATCGATACAGCGGCGAAAGGGTATGAAATTTACTCGAACCAGTCATGTGTCAACTGTCATGGTAAGAACCTCGAAGGTGGAGCAGCCGCTCCTGCCCTCGTCGGGACACAAAAGACAGAAGATGAAATTTATGAAATCGCAGATAAAGGTGTCGGTGCGATGCCTGCTGGACAGTACAAAGGTTCAGATGCAGATCGTAAAGAACTCGCTAAATTCATCGCTTCTTACGGTGAAGGCGGAGAGAACAATAAATAA